A single Klebsiella variicola DNA region contains:
- the yghB gene encoding DedA family general envelope maintenance protein YghB codes for MVVIQEIVAALWQHDFAALANPHVVGVVYLVMFATLFLENGLLPASFLPGDSLLLLAGALIAKGVMDFVPTIAILTAAASLGCWLSYVQGRWLGNTQTVKGWLAHLPHKYHQRATCMFDRHGLLALLAGRFLAFVRTLLPTMAGISGLPNRRFQFFNWLSALLWVGVVTGLGYALSMIPFVKRHEDQVMTCLMILPIALLLAGLLGTLFVVIKKKYCSA; via the coding sequence ATGGTTGTCATTCAAGAGATTGTCGCCGCGTTGTGGCAACATGATTTTGCCGCATTGGCGAACCCTCACGTTGTGGGCGTTGTATATCTGGTTATGTTCGCCACCCTGTTTCTGGAAAACGGGCTGCTGCCCGCGTCCTTTTTACCGGGGGACAGCCTGCTGCTGCTCGCCGGCGCGCTGATTGCTAAAGGCGTCATGGACTTTGTGCCCACTATCGCCATTCTGACCGCCGCCGCCAGCCTCGGCTGCTGGTTGAGCTATGTGCAAGGGCGCTGGCTGGGCAATACGCAAACGGTGAAAGGCTGGCTGGCGCATCTGCCGCATAAGTACCATCAGCGCGCCACCTGTATGTTTGATCGCCACGGCCTGCTGGCGCTGCTCGCGGGCCGCTTTCTGGCATTTGTCCGCACCCTGCTGCCAACCATGGCGGGGATTTCCGGCCTGCCGAACCGCCGCTTTCAGTTCTTCAACTGGCTGAGCGCCCTGCTGTGGGTTGGCGTGGTCACGGGTCTCGGCTATGCGCTGAGCATGATCCCGTTTGTGAAGCGCCATGAAGATCAGGTCATGACCTGCCTGATGATCCTGCCGATTGCTCTGCTGCTGGCGGGCCTGCTCGGCACGCTGTTCGTGGTGATCAAAAAGAAATACTGCAGCGCCTGA
- the metC gene encoding cystathionine beta-lyase, translating to MADKHLDTALVNAGRSKKYTQGSVNSVIQRASSLVFDTVEAKKHATRNRANGELFYGRRGTLTHFSLQEAMCELEGGAGCALFPCGAAAVANTILAFVEQGDHVLMTNTAYEPSQDFCTKILAKLGVATSWFDPLIGADIAQLIRPETRVVFLESPGSITMEVHDVPAIVAAVRQVAPEAIIMIDNTWAAGILFKALDFGIDISIQAGTKYLIGHSDAMVGTAVANARCWPQLRENAYLMGQMLDADTAYMTSRGLRTLGVRLRQHHESSLRIAEWLAQHPQVARVNHPALPGSKGHEFWKRDFTGSSGLFSFVLNKRLNDAELAAYLDNFSLFSMAYSWGGFESLILANQPEQIAHIRPDAEVDFSGTLIRLHIGLENVDDLQADLAAGFARIV from the coding sequence ATGGCTGATAAACATCTTGATACCGCGCTGGTCAACGCCGGACGGAGCAAAAAATATACCCAGGGCTCAGTGAACAGCGTGATCCAGCGCGCGTCATCGCTGGTTTTCGACACCGTAGAGGCCAAAAAGCACGCCACCCGCAATCGGGCCAACGGCGAGCTGTTCTACGGGCGTCGCGGCACCCTGACCCACTTCTCGCTGCAGGAAGCGATGTGCGAGCTGGAAGGCGGCGCCGGCTGCGCCCTCTTCCCCTGTGGCGCGGCCGCGGTGGCCAACACCATCCTGGCGTTCGTCGAACAGGGCGACCATGTGCTGATGACCAATACCGCCTATGAGCCAAGCCAGGATTTTTGTACCAAAATTCTCGCTAAACTCGGCGTCGCCACCAGCTGGTTCGATCCCCTCATCGGCGCCGATATTGCCCAACTTATTCGGCCGGAGACCCGCGTGGTGTTCCTTGAATCGCCTGGCTCCATCACCATGGAAGTGCATGATGTGCCAGCGATTGTCGCCGCCGTGCGTCAGGTCGCGCCGGAAGCGATTATCATGATCGATAACACCTGGGCGGCGGGGATCCTGTTCAAAGCGCTGGATTTTGGCATCGATATTTCTATTCAGGCAGGTACCAAATACCTGATCGGCCATTCCGACGCCATGGTCGGCACTGCGGTGGCGAACGCGCGCTGCTGGCCGCAGCTGCGTGAGAATGCCTATCTGATGGGACAAATGCTGGACGCCGATACCGCCTATATGACCAGCCGCGGCCTGCGCACCCTGGGCGTGCGCCTGCGTCAGCATCATGAAAGCAGCCTGCGCATCGCCGAGTGGCTGGCGCAGCATCCGCAGGTGGCGCGGGTCAACCACCCCGCCCTGCCCGGCAGTAAAGGCCATGAGTTCTGGAAGCGCGATTTTACCGGCAGCAGCGGGCTGTTCTCGTTTGTGCTCAACAAGCGTCTCAACGACGCTGAGCTGGCAGCGTATCTCGACAACTTCAGCCTGTTCAGCATGGCCTACTCGTGGGGCGGCTTTGAATCGCTGATTCTGGCCAATCAGCCGGAGCAAATCGCTCACATCCGACCGGATGCGGAAGTCGACTTCAGCGGCACGTTGATCCGTTTGCACATTGGTCTCGAAAATGTTGACGATCTGCAGGCGGATTTAGCAGCGGGCTTCGCGCGTATCGTGTAA
- the exbB gene encoding tol-pal system-associated acyl-CoA thioesterase has protein sequence MGNNLMQADLSVWGMYHHADIVVKVVMIGLILASVVTWAIFFGKGAEILASKRRLKREQQQLAEARSLDQASDIASAFEAKSLTTQLINEAQNELELSAGAEDNEGIKERTGFRLERRVAAVGRHMGRGNGYLATIGAISPFVGLFGTVWGIMNSFIGIAQTQTTNLAVVAPGIAEALLATAIGLFAAIPAVVIYNIFARMIGSYKASLGDVAAQVLLLQSRDLDLSASGVKPVRSAQKLRVG, from the coding sequence GTGGGTAATAATTTGATGCAGGCGGATCTCTCCGTTTGGGGTATGTATCATCATGCCGATATTGTCGTTAAGGTGGTGATGATTGGCCTGATTCTGGCGTCGGTCGTCACCTGGGCCATCTTTTTCGGCAAAGGGGCGGAAATCCTCGCCAGCAAGCGTCGCCTCAAACGTGAACAGCAGCAGCTGGCGGAAGCCCGCTCTCTCGATCAGGCCAGCGATATCGCCAGCGCCTTTGAGGCGAAGAGCCTGACCACCCAGCTTATCAATGAAGCGCAGAACGAACTCGAACTCTCTGCCGGTGCGGAAGACAATGAAGGCATCAAGGAACGCACCGGTTTCCGCCTTGAGCGCCGCGTCGCGGCGGTCGGTCGCCATATGGGGCGCGGCAATGGTTATCTGGCCACCATCGGCGCCATTTCGCCGTTCGTGGGTCTGTTCGGGACCGTCTGGGGCATCATGAACAGCTTTATCGGTATCGCCCAGACGCAGACTACCAACCTTGCGGTGGTAGCGCCGGGCATCGCGGAAGCGCTGCTGGCGACGGCCATCGGCCTGTTCGCCGCCATCCCGGCGGTGGTCATCTATAACATCTTTGCCCGCATGATTGGCAGCTACAAGGCCTCGCTCGGCGACGTCGCCGCTCAGGTGCTGCTGCTGCAAAGTCGCGACCTGGACCTCAGCGCCAGCGGTGTGAAGCCGGTGCGTAGCGCGCAGAAATTACGGGTAGGTTGA
- the exbD gene encoding TonB system transport protein ExbD yields MAMRLNENLDDNGEMHEINVTPFIDVMLVLLIIFMVAAPLATVDVKVNLPASSSQPQPRPEKPIYLSVKADKSMFLGNDPITEANMINALDSLTAGKKDTTVFFRADKTVDYETMMKVMDTLHQAGYLKIGLVGEETVKAK; encoded by the coding sequence ATGGCGATGCGTCTTAATGAAAATCTGGACGATAACGGCGAAATGCATGAGATCAACGTGACGCCGTTTATCGACGTCATGCTGGTTCTGCTGATTATCTTTATGGTGGCTGCGCCGCTGGCGACGGTTGACGTGAAGGTGAATCTGCCGGCCTCCTCCAGCCAGCCGCAACCGCGACCGGAAAAACCCATTTATCTGTCGGTGAAGGCGGATAAGAGCATGTTCCTCGGCAACGACCCGATTACCGAAGCGAATATGATTAACGCCCTGGATAGCCTGACCGCCGGCAAAAAAGATACCACTGTCTTCTTCCGCGCGGATAAAACCGTCGATTACGAGACGATGATGAAAGTGATGGATACCCTGCATCAGGCGGGCTATCTCAAGATCGGGCTGGTGGGCGAAGAGACCGTCAAAGCCAAATAA
- a CDS encoding TIGR00645 family protein yields MERFLENAMYTSRWLLAPVYFGLSLGLVALTIKFFQEIVHVLPHIFSVSESELILTLLSLVDMTLVGGLLVMVMFSGYENFVSQLDINEGKEKLSWLGKMDATSLKNKVAASIVAISSIHLLRVFMDAKNVPDNKLMWYVIIHLTFVLSAFVMGYLDRLNKVKH; encoded by the coding sequence ATGGAACGCTTTCTGGAAAACGCTATGTACACTTCGCGCTGGCTGCTGGCACCGGTTTATTTTGGCCTTTCGCTGGGACTGGTCGCGCTGACCATCAAATTTTTTCAGGAGATCGTCCACGTTCTGCCGCATATCTTCAGCGTCAGCGAGTCGGAATTGATCCTGACGCTGCTGTCGCTGGTGGACATGACCCTGGTGGGTGGCCTGCTGGTGATGGTGATGTTCTCGGGCTATGAGAATTTCGTGTCGCAGCTGGATATCAATGAAGGGAAAGAGAAGCTGAGCTGGCTCGGTAAAATGGACGCCACCTCTCTGAAGAATAAAGTCGCGGCGTCAATTGTGGCGATCTCCTCTATCCACCTGCTGCGGGTGTTTATGGATGCGAAAAACGTGCCGGACAACAAGCTGATGTGGTACGTGATTATCCACCTGACCTTCGTCCTTTCGGCCTTTGTGATGGGCTATCTCGATCGTCTGAACAAAGTGAAACACTGA
- the yghX gene encoding YghX family hydrolase — protein MTRLTAKDFPQQLLEYYDYYAHGKISKREFLQLAGKYTVGGMTALALFNLLKPDYALAEQVPFTDPDIRPEYIHYPSPDGHGKVRAYLVTPTKIADKAPAVVVVHENRGLNPYIEDVARRVAKAGYIALAPDGLSAVGGYPGNDDEGRALQQKVDPVKLMNDFFAAVAFMAKHPQATGKVGITGFCYGGGVSNAAAVAIPELACAVPFYGRQPPLKEVDKIKAPLLLHYASLDSGINEGWPAYEQALKEHHKVYEAYLYQGVNHGFHNDSTPRYDRAAADLAWQRTLAWFEKYLR, from the coding sequence ATGACGCGATTAACGGCCAAAGATTTCCCGCAGCAGCTGCTCGAGTATTATGACTACTATGCCCACGGCAAAATCAGCAAACGCGAGTTTCTCCAGCTGGCGGGGAAATATACTGTCGGCGGGATGACCGCGCTGGCGCTGTTTAATCTGCTGAAGCCCGACTATGCCCTGGCAGAGCAGGTACCGTTCACCGACCCGGATATCCGTCCGGAGTATATTCATTATCCCTCTCCTGACGGCCACGGCAAAGTGCGGGCTTACCTGGTGACGCCGACGAAAATAGCCGACAAAGCGCCCGCCGTTGTGGTGGTACATGAGAACCGAGGCCTCAATCCCTACATTGAAGACGTAGCCCGGCGGGTCGCGAAAGCGGGATATATCGCGCTGGCGCCTGATGGCCTGAGCGCCGTCGGCGGCTATCCGGGGAATGATGATGAAGGCCGCGCGCTCCAGCAGAAAGTCGATCCCGTGAAGCTGATGAATGATTTTTTTGCGGCGGTCGCGTTTATGGCGAAGCATCCACAGGCGACGGGGAAGGTCGGTATCACCGGGTTTTGTTACGGCGGCGGCGTCAGCAACGCGGCGGCGGTGGCGATCCCGGAGCTAGCCTGCGCGGTGCCGTTTTACGGCCGCCAGCCGCCGCTGAAGGAGGTCGATAAAATTAAAGCGCCGCTGCTGCTGCACTATGCCAGCCTCGATAGCGGCATTAATGAAGGCTGGCCCGCCTATGAACAGGCGTTGAAGGAACACCATAAAGTCTACGAGGCCTATCTCTATCAGGGCGTGAATCACGGCTTTCATAATGATTCCACGCCGCGCTACGATCGGGCTGCGGCTGATCTGGCCTGGCAACGCACGCTGGCATGGTTTGAGAAGTATTTACGCTAG
- a CDS encoding DUF2623 domain-containing protein — translation MENHFGKGLMAGLQASYADTAAHAANFCADYKRGFVLGYSHRMFEKTGDRQLSAWEAGILTRRYGLDRDMVMDFFKEGGSGMAMRYFLAGYRLES, via the coding sequence ATGGAAAATCATTTTGGCAAAGGCTTAATGGCGGGGCTACAGGCTTCCTATGCTGACACCGCCGCGCATGCGGCGAATTTTTGCGCCGACTATAAACGCGGGTTTGTGCTCGGCTACTCGCACCGCATGTTTGAAAAAACCGGCGACCGCCAGCTCAGCGCGTGGGAGGCGGGGATCCTGACCCGTCGCTATGGCCTTGACAGAGATATGGTGATGGATTTCTTCAAAGAAGGTGGGTCGGGTATGGCGATGCGCTATTTTCTGGCGGGCTATCGGCTGGAAAGCTAA